Proteins encoded in a region of the Streptomyces sp. PCS3-D2 genome:
- a CDS encoding VOC family protein, translating to MPGAADRPMVWSHVGLNCVDQKTTEDFYTRYFGFSRARVVDLGESQIVFLRKGDAYLELFAADAGPDRTAPGVPPAAAGGDGPQAPGRMRHLAFQTDSVDAFLADLGDAAEVTLGPLDFDDFICGWRTVWVRDPDGVIVEVSQGYEDDSTHDKDGA from the coding sequence ATGCCGGGGGCCGCGGACCGGCCGATGGTGTGGTCGCACGTGGGCCTGAACTGCGTGGACCAGAAGACCACCGAGGACTTCTACACCCGGTACTTCGGCTTCTCCCGGGCCCGGGTGGTCGACCTCGGGGAGTCGCAGATCGTGTTCCTGCGCAAGGGCGACGCGTACCTGGAGCTCTTCGCAGCGGATGCCGGGCCGGACCGCACGGCCCCGGGGGTCCCCCCGGCCGCAGCCGGCGGAGACGGGCCGCAGGCCCCGGGCCGGATGCGCCACCTGGCGTTCCAGACCGACAGCGTGGACGCGTTCCTGGCCGATCTGGGCGACGCGGCGGAAGTGACCCTGGGCCCGCTGGACTTCGACGACTTCATCTGCGGCTGGCGGACCGTGTGGGTCCGCGACCCCGACGGGGTGATCGTCGAAGTGAGCCAGGGATACGAGGACGACAGCACTCACGACAAGGACGGTGCATGA
- a CDS encoding thiamine pyrophosphate-binding protein yields MEATPGRERLIEQFKADGLKVMFGNPGTVEQGFLDAVDAADDFRYVLALQETVAAGIADGYARATGGAALLQLHSGVGLGNGIGMLYQSLRGHTPLVVVAGDAGVRYDAMDAQMASDLVAMARPVTKYATRVTDPRSVLRTVRRAVKIALTPPRGPVFVALPMDVLDELNSEPVLPATVPLTDVAPSPASVGRAAELLASAERPVVLVGDGVALSGAQRELAAVAELLGADVYEVDSSEVNIAASHPLRRGQTGHMFGPHSKELVADADGVLIVGTYVFPEVFPELESPFRAGAKVVHIDLNAYEIAKNHPVDLGLAADPRQALRALAGVLERQLTPQRRAAAAARLDVRTRERSRGAGAATQDDGTPMAVFLRTLAERTGGDLIVFDEALTTSPLVTRYLPAERPGDYHLTRGGSLGVGFPGAVGAKLARPDRLVVGFAGDGGSMYTYQALWTAARHGIDAKFVVCNNRKYRLLDDNIAQYWRERDIPEHGFPNSFDLSHPEIDFAGLARSLGAGGMRVEKPDEAVAAVGRMLSHPGPFLVDVQI; encoded by the coding sequence ATGGAAGCCACTCCCGGACGGGAAAGGCTGATCGAGCAGTTCAAGGCCGACGGCCTGAAGGTGATGTTCGGAAATCCGGGGACGGTGGAACAGGGATTCCTCGACGCGGTGGACGCGGCGGACGACTTCCGCTACGTCCTCGCCCTCCAGGAGACCGTGGCCGCCGGCATCGCCGACGGGTACGCCCGCGCGACCGGCGGCGCGGCCCTGCTCCAGCTGCACTCCGGGGTGGGCCTCGGCAACGGCATCGGGATGCTCTACCAGTCGCTGCGCGGCCACACCCCGCTCGTCGTCGTCGCCGGCGACGCCGGGGTGCGCTACGACGCCATGGACGCGCAGATGGCGTCCGACCTGGTGGCGATGGCCAGGCCGGTGACCAAGTACGCGACCCGCGTCACCGATCCGCGCTCGGTGCTCCGCACCGTCCGGAGGGCCGTGAAGATCGCGCTCACCCCGCCCCGCGGGCCCGTGTTCGTGGCGCTGCCGATGGACGTGCTGGACGAGCTCAACTCCGAGCCCGTCCTGCCGGCCACGGTCCCGCTCACGGACGTGGCGCCCTCGCCGGCGTCGGTCGGCCGGGCGGCCGAGCTGCTCGCCTCCGCCGAGCGGCCGGTCGTGCTGGTCGGGGACGGGGTGGCGCTCTCCGGGGCGCAGCGCGAGCTCGCCGCCGTCGCCGAGCTGCTGGGCGCCGACGTGTACGAGGTCGACTCCTCCGAGGTGAACATCGCGGCCTCGCACCCGCTGCGGCGCGGCCAGACCGGGCACATGTTCGGCCCGCACAGCAAGGAGCTGGTCGCGGACGCCGACGGGGTGCTGATCGTCGGCACCTATGTCTTCCCGGAGGTGTTCCCCGAGCTGGAGAGCCCCTTCCGGGCCGGCGCGAAGGTCGTCCACATCGACCTCAACGCCTATGAGATCGCCAAGAACCACCCGGTCGACCTGGGCCTCGCCGCGGACCCCCGGCAGGCGCTGCGGGCGCTGGCCGGCGTACTGGAGCGGCAGCTGACGCCCCAGCGGCGGGCCGCCGCGGCCGCCCGGCTCGATGTACGGACCCGGGAACGGTCCCGGGGGGCGGGCGCGGCCACCCAGGACGACGGCACGCCGATGGCCGTCTTCCTGCGGACCCTGGCCGAGCGCACCGGCGGGGACCTGATCGTCTTCGACGAGGCGCTGACGACCTCGCCGCTCGTCACCCGCTACCTGCCGGCGGAACGCCCCGGTGACTACCACCTCACCCGGGGCGGATCGCTGGGCGTGGGCTTCCCGGGGGCCGTCGGCGCCAAGCTGGCCCGCCCGGACCGGCTCGTCGTGGGCTTCGCCGGCGACGGCGGTTCCATGTACACCTACCAGGCGCTGTGGACCGCGGCCCGGCACGGCATCGACGCCAAGTTCGTCGTCTGCAACAACCGCAAGTACCGGCTGCTGGACGACAACATCGCCCAGTACTGGCGGGAGCGGGACATCCCGGAGCACGGCTTCCCGAACTCCTTCGACCTCTCGCACCCCGAGATCGACTTCGCGGGGCTGGCGCGCTCGCTGGGCGCCGGCGGGATGCGGGTGGAGAAGCCGGACGAGGCGGTCGCCGCGGTGGGCCGGATGCTGTCCCACCCCGGACCGTTCCTCGTCGACGTGCAGATCTGA
- a CDS encoding STAS domain-containing protein produces MTLNVKERRNKTGTVLVATGEINSETSGTLLESLLPLVREGKPLRIDLTAVTYVSSAGLRTLLVVYREAQHAGVAVTLYGVSEEVRFVMSATGFLDFFETGEAAAAAAKAKAAR; encoded by the coding sequence ATGACTCTCAACGTCAAGGAACGCCGGAACAAGACGGGCACCGTGCTCGTCGCCACCGGCGAGATCAACAGCGAGACCTCCGGCACGCTGCTGGAGTCCCTGCTGCCGCTGGTCCGCGAGGGCAAGCCGCTGCGGATCGACCTCACGGCGGTGACCTACGTCTCCAGCGCCGGCCTGCGCACCCTGCTCGTCGTCTACCGCGAGGCCCAGCACGCCGGCGTGGCCGTCACCCTCTACGGGGTGAGCGAGGAAGTCCGGTTCGTCATGTCGGCCACCGGCTTCCTCGACTTCTTCGAGACCGGCGAGGCCGCCGCGGCGGCCGCCAAGGCCAAGGCCGCGCGATGA
- the glgX gene encoding glycogen debranching protein GlgX: protein MSETRSEQVLRVDAYPTHEVGGYRVRAGKPFPFGANVVPGGVSFSVFSDQATSMTLVVYKRGEPEPMAELEFPEEFRTGSVFAMTVFGLDHENIEYGYRADGPYDPVTGHRFDARQVLSDPYARLIAGRDVWGVEPDRSRGYQYRSRVCLQDFDWGDDTPLGIPAEDLVVYEAHVRGFTRHPNSGVTAPGTFAGLREKIPYLKELGVNCIELLPVFEFDESDNPRSNPETGEKLFDYWGYNTVSFFAPKAGYAATGRYGMQGDEFRTLIKDLHAAGIEVILDVVFNHTAEGNEQGPTISFKGLDNATYYMLTPEGYYFNFSGTGNTVNCNHPVVRNFVLDCLRHWVADYHIDGFRFDLAAILGRSLDGTPLPNPPLLELLAYDPVLRHTKLIAEAWDAGGLYEVGNFPAYGRWAEWNGKYRDTVRRFLKGDPGVTGELATRIAGSPDLYSSRGTAASVNFLTAHDGFSLADLVSYNDKHNEANGEGNNDGANDNNSWNCGAEGPTDDPQINALRTRQMKNALAILLTSQGIPMLLSGDEVGRTQQGNNNTYCQDNELSWFDWDQVDDNAELLRFTREMIAFRKRHRELRSTCHPTGRVRDTLGLPDISWHGERAWQPDWSADSRLVAVARCGAGDDDVVYVAMNSHWEPHDLELPALPGGRSWHLFADTGAEAPHDIRTPGTEPELDNAGKYLIGPRSVVILVGRTNDPDESDTP, encoded by the coding sequence ATGAGCGAGACCCGCTCCGAGCAGGTGCTGCGCGTCGACGCGTACCCGACCCACGAGGTGGGCGGGTACCGCGTCCGCGCGGGCAAACCGTTCCCCTTCGGGGCCAACGTGGTCCCCGGCGGGGTGAGCTTCTCCGTCTTCTCCGACCAGGCCACCTCCATGACCCTGGTCGTCTACAAGCGCGGAGAGCCCGAGCCGATGGCCGAACTGGAGTTCCCCGAGGAATTCCGCACCGGCAGCGTGTTCGCCATGACCGTCTTCGGCCTCGACCACGAGAACATCGAGTACGGGTACCGGGCCGACGGCCCCTACGACCCGGTCACCGGCCACCGCTTCGACGCCCGCCAGGTCCTCTCCGACCCCTACGCCCGGCTGATCGCGGGCCGTGACGTGTGGGGCGTGGAGCCGGACCGCAGCCGTGGCTACCAGTACCGCTCCCGCGTCTGCCTCCAGGACTTCGACTGGGGCGACGACACCCCGCTGGGCATCCCCGCCGAGGACCTGGTCGTCTACGAGGCCCACGTCCGCGGCTTCACCCGGCACCCCAACTCGGGGGTCACCGCGCCGGGTACGTTCGCGGGGCTGCGCGAGAAGATCCCGTACCTGAAGGAACTCGGGGTCAACTGCATCGAGCTGTTGCCGGTGTTCGAGTTCGACGAGAGCGACAATCCGCGCTCCAACCCGGAGACGGGCGAGAAGCTCTTCGACTACTGGGGCTACAACACCGTCTCCTTCTTCGCGCCCAAGGCCGGATACGCGGCCACCGGACGCTACGGGATGCAGGGCGACGAGTTCCGCACGCTGATCAAGGACCTGCACGCGGCCGGTATCGAGGTCATCCTCGACGTCGTCTTCAACCACACCGCCGAGGGCAACGAGCAAGGGCCGACGATCTCCTTCAAGGGGCTCGACAACGCCACCTACTACATGCTCACGCCCGAGGGGTACTACTTCAACTTCAGCGGCACCGGCAACACGGTCAACTGCAACCACCCCGTCGTGCGCAACTTCGTCCTCGACTGCCTGCGCCACTGGGTAGCCGACTACCACATCGACGGATTCCGCTTCGACCTCGCCGCCATCCTGGGCCGGTCCCTGGACGGCACCCCGCTGCCCAACCCGCCGCTCCTGGAGCTGCTCGCCTACGACCCGGTGCTCCGGCACACCAAGCTCATCGCCGAGGCCTGGGACGCCGGCGGCCTCTACGAGGTCGGCAACTTCCCGGCGTACGGCCGCTGGGCGGAGTGGAACGGCAAGTACCGCGACACCGTGCGCCGCTTCCTCAAGGGCGACCCCGGGGTCACCGGCGAACTGGCCACCCGCATCGCCGGCTCACCCGACCTCTACTCCAGCCGCGGCACCGCCGCCTCCGTCAACTTCCTGACCGCACACGACGGCTTCTCCCTCGCCGACCTGGTCTCCTACAACGACAAGCACAACGAGGCCAACGGCGAGGGCAACAACGACGGCGCCAACGACAACAACAGCTGGAACTGCGGCGCCGAGGGCCCCACCGACGACCCGCAGATCAACGCCCTGCGCACCCGGCAGATGAAGAACGCCCTCGCCATCCTCCTCACCAGCCAGGGCATCCCGATGCTGCTCTCCGGCGACGAGGTCGGCAGGACCCAGCAGGGCAACAACAACACCTACTGCCAGGACAACGAACTGTCCTGGTTCGACTGGGACCAGGTCGACGACAACGCCGAACTGCTCCGCTTCACCCGCGAGATGATCGCCTTCCGCAAGCGCCACCGCGAGCTCCGCTCCACCTGCCACCCCACCGGACGGGTCCGGGACACCCTCGGCCTGCCGGACATCAGCTGGCACGGCGAGCGGGCCTGGCAGCCCGACTGGTCGGCGGACAGCCGGCTGGTGGCGGTCGCCCGCTGCGGCGCCGGCGACGACGACGTGGTCTACGTGGCCATGAACTCGCACTGGGAGCCGCACGACCTGGAGCTGCCCGCCCTGCCCGGCGGACGCAGCTGGCACCTGTTCGCCGACACCGGGGCCGAAGCACCGCACGACATCCGCACCCCCGGGACCGAGCCGGAGCTGGACAACGCCGGCAAGTACCTGATCGGCCCGCGGTCGGTGGTGATCCTGGTGGGCCGTACGAACGACCCCGACGAATCCGACACGCCCTGA
- a CDS encoding STAS domain-containing protein, whose product MPLSVSLSIEGDTTVIELSGELDAKTAPDFHRTIEKAAGHGTTTVEIRMAGVGYMASAGLRSLVFAQQKVADDVTIKVVGAIEPVSRTIRTAGLDRSIVLSDE is encoded by the coding sequence ATGCCGCTTTCCGTGTCCCTGAGCATCGAGGGCGACACCACCGTGATCGAACTGTCGGGCGAGCTGGACGCCAAGACCGCGCCGGACTTCCACCGGACGATCGAGAAGGCCGCCGGACACGGCACCACCACGGTCGAGATCAGGATGGCCGGCGTCGGCTACATGGCCAGCGCCGGACTGCGCTCCCTGGTCTTCGCCCAGCAGAAGGTCGCCGACGACGTCACCATCAAGGTGGTCGGTGCCATCGAGCCCGTCTCCCGGACCATCCGGACGGCAGGCCTCGACCGCAGCATCGTCCTCTCCGATGAGTGA
- a CDS encoding nuclear transport factor 2 family protein, translating into MTEVTPERVREAYAALGSGDRERILQYYSEDLRWLVPGNHPLAGWYESLDAFLELMGQTHKLTGGTFRMDLEAVLVGPDCSADVCRNVALRAGAAEASGSPYERMDYPVFHFMRWADGRIVEGRDGLFGDSATAFSQFWAPFAPDGTRRDR; encoded by the coding sequence ATGACCGAAGTGACACCCGAGCGGGTCCGGGAGGCCTACGCCGCCCTCGGCTCCGGCGACCGGGAGCGGATCCTGCAGTACTACTCCGAGGACCTGCGCTGGCTGGTGCCGGGCAACCACCCCCTGGCCGGCTGGTACGAGAGCCTGGACGCCTTCCTGGAGCTGATGGGGCAGACCCACAAGCTCACGGGGGGCACCTTCCGGATGGACCTGGAGGCGGTGCTGGTCGGCCCGGACTGCTCGGCCGACGTGTGCCGCAACGTCGCCCTGCGGGCCGGCGCGGCCGAGGCGAGCGGGTCCCCGTACGAGCGGATGGACTACCCGGTCTTCCATTTCATGCGGTGGGCCGACGGCCGGATCGTCGAGGGCCGCGACGGGCTCTTCGGGGACTCGGCGACCGCCTTCAGCCAGTTCTGGGCGCCGTTCGCGCCGGACGGAACCCGCAGAGACCGATAG
- a CDS encoding AGE family epimerase/isomerase has translation MADAVSFSFSDTIAGYVVRFDSGTRVLRLKTSDGRECDVSLAGGPSAELVRNLDEPYIDASGHIDEMLSPGRFLFVYGVHYPEHGGRFDAKRLVFLGRSAEDYRFEEGSWWIKQIESLADFYRRAQFGDGPVDFTDYRTEIRLGGDKTASHVQETDTISRLVYGMASAYLLTGKDEYLEVAERGTEYLRKHMRVVDSEEDVVFWYHGISVDGDSERKLFTSEFSDDYDAIPMYEQIYALAGPIQTYRVTGDVRIKNDADATIRLFDKFFFDPEQGGYYSHIDPILFSADHESLGENAERKNWNSVGDHAPAYLINLYLATGEQKYADFLEYTFDTIADKFPDYKNSPFVQERFFRDWSHDKAHSWQQDRAVVGHNLKIAWNLMRMNSLKAKPAYEELARKIGEIMPAVGSDVQRGGWYDVVERVKEGDQETYRFAWHDRKAWWQQEQAILAYLILNGTVGGEANLREARQAQAFYNTFFLDHDEGAVYFNVLASGTPYLLGTERLKGSHSMSMYHSAELCYLAAVYNNLLVNGREMDFHFQPDPTGLPGRVLRVSPDLLPAGSVRIASVEIDEKPYTDFDAEALTVRLPDVQSRVKVKVRLRPTAAK, from the coding sequence ATGGCGGACGCCGTGAGCTTCTCCTTCTCCGACACCATCGCGGGCTACGTCGTCCGCTTCGACTCCGGTACGCGCGTGCTGCGGCTGAAGACCTCGGACGGCCGCGAGTGCGACGTCTCGCTGGCCGGCGGCCCCAGCGCCGAGCTGGTCCGCAACCTGGACGAGCCCTACATCGACGCCTCCGGGCACATCGACGAGATGCTCTCGCCGGGCCGGTTCCTCTTCGTCTACGGCGTCCACTACCCCGAGCACGGCGGCCGCTTCGACGCCAAGCGCCTGGTGTTCCTGGGCCGCAGCGCCGAGGACTACCGGTTCGAGGAGGGCAGCTGGTGGATCAAGCAGATCGAGTCGCTGGCCGACTTCTACCGGCGGGCGCAGTTCGGCGACGGACCGGTGGACTTCACCGACTACCGCACCGAGATCCGGCTCGGCGGTGACAAGACCGCCAGCCACGTCCAGGAGACCGACACGATCTCCCGGCTGGTGTACGGCATGGCCTCGGCCTACCTGCTGACCGGCAAGGACGAGTACCTGGAGGTCGCCGAGCGCGGCACCGAGTACCTGCGCAAGCACATGCGGGTCGTGGACAGCGAGGAGGACGTGGTCTTCTGGTACCACGGCATCAGCGTCGACGGGGACAGCGAGCGCAAGCTGTTCACCTCGGAGTTCTCCGACGACTACGACGCGATCCCGATGTACGAGCAGATCTACGCGTTGGCCGGCCCCATCCAGACCTACCGGGTCACCGGCGACGTCCGGATCAAGAACGACGCGGACGCCACGATCCGGCTGTTCGACAAGTTCTTCTTCGACCCGGAGCAGGGCGGCTACTACTCCCACATCGACCCGATCCTCTTCAGCGCGGACCACGAGTCCCTGGGCGAGAACGCCGAGCGCAAGAACTGGAACTCGGTCGGAGACCACGCCCCGGCCTACCTGATCAACCTGTACCTGGCGACGGGCGAGCAGAAGTACGCCGACTTCCTCGAGTACACCTTCGACACGATCGCGGACAAGTTCCCGGACTACAAGAACAGCCCCTTCGTCCAGGAGCGCTTCTTCCGCGACTGGTCCCACGACAAGGCGCACAGCTGGCAGCAGGACCGCGCGGTCGTCGGCCACAACCTGAAGATCGCCTGGAACCTGATGCGGATGAACTCGCTGAAGGCCAAGCCGGCCTACGAGGAGCTCGCCAGGAAGATCGGCGAGATCATGCCGGCCGTCGGCAGCGACGTGCAGCGCGGCGGCTGGTACGACGTCGTGGAGCGGGTGAAGGAGGGTGACCAGGAGACGTATCGTTTCGCCTGGCACGACCGCAAGGCCTGGTGGCAGCAGGAGCAGGCGATCCTCGCCTACCTCATCCTGAACGGCACGGTCGGTGGCGAGGCGAACCTGCGCGAGGCCCGGCAGGCCCAGGCCTTCTACAACACCTTCTTCCTCGACCACGACGAGGGCGCCGTCTATTTCAACGTGCTCGCCAGCGGCACGCCGTACCTGCTCGGCACCGAGCGGCTCAAGGGCAGCCACTCGATGTCCATGTACCACTCGGCGGAGCTCTGCTACCTCGCCGCCGTCTACAACAACCTGCTCGTCAACGGCCGGGAGATGGACTTCCACTTCCAGCCCGACCCGACCGGCCTGCCCGGCCGCGTCCTGCGCGTCTCGCCCGACCTGCTGCCCGCCGGCTCGGTGCGGATCGCGTCCGTGGAGATCGACGAGAAGCCCTACACCGACTTCGACGCGGAGGCGCTCACCGTGCGCCTCCCCGACGTCCAGAGCCGGGTCAAGGTCAAGGTCCGGCTGCGGCCGACGGCCGCGAAGTAG
- a CDS encoding nuclear transport factor 2 family protein encodes MDARQILQKYYEYANAGDWDRWCDLFADDQVMDEQLAGHIEGLEVLRSMMKGMGTMYRVFRNEPVHFLVDGEKAAAVSHLTAVSASGEPIEAEVMNFFRIVDGKIAYMANYHDTVPFQALSQD; translated from the coding sequence ATGGACGCACGACAGATCCTGCAGAAGTACTACGAGTACGCCAATGCCGGGGACTGGGACCGCTGGTGCGACCTGTTCGCCGACGACCAGGTCATGGACGAGCAGCTCGCCGGCCACATCGAGGGCCTGGAGGTGCTCCGCTCGATGATGAAGGGCATGGGGACGATGTACCGGGTGTTCCGCAACGAGCCCGTGCACTTCCTCGTCGACGGCGAGAAGGCCGCGGCCGTCTCCCACCTGACCGCGGTCAGCGCCTCCGGAGAGCCCATCGAGGCCGAGGTCATGAACTTCTTCCGGATCGTGGACGGAAAGATCGCCTACATGGCGAACTACCACGACACGGTTCCCTTCCAGGCCCTGAGCCAGGACTGA
- a CDS encoding DJ-1/PfpI family protein: MPDAVLREGALSGTRIAVLVESDYYEPEIFYYQHRFAEEGAEVDFLTRLWGNDSITFIGHEYRAPFTVDRSLEGLSDEELRRYAAVIVPSGMVADRLRYTEDVDVLAPATELLRRAFEEPTILKGIICHGMWLASSIPGKIRGRKVVCHNNLIGDVRNMGGEYVDEDVVVDGDLVTGRTGAHHHLFARRLIELIAAGRGRGAVPRPPLGGAS, from the coding sequence GTGCCTGATGCCGTCCTGCGCGAGGGTGCCCTGTCCGGGACCCGGATCGCGGTCCTGGTCGAGAGCGACTACTACGAGCCCGAGATCTTCTACTACCAGCACCGGTTCGCCGAGGAGGGCGCCGAGGTCGACTTCCTGACCCGGCTGTGGGGCAACGACTCCATCACCTTCATCGGGCACGAGTACCGGGCCCCGTTCACCGTCGACCGGTCCCTGGAGGGACTGAGCGACGAGGAGCTGCGCCGGTACGCGGCGGTCATCGTGCCCTCGGGCATGGTGGCCGACCGGCTGCGCTACACCGAGGACGTCGACGTCCTCGCCCCGGCGACCGAGCTGCTGCGCCGGGCGTTCGAGGAGCCGACGATCCTCAAGGGGATCATCTGCCACGGCATGTGGCTGGCTTCCTCCATCCCCGGGAAGATCCGCGGCCGCAAGGTGGTCTGCCACAACAACCTGATCGGCGACGTCCGCAACATGGGCGGGGAGTACGTCGATGAGGACGTCGTGGTCGACGGCGACCTGGTCACCGGCCGCACCGGGGCCCACCACCACCTGTTCGCCCGCCGGCTCATCGAGCTGATCGCGGCCGGCCGGGGCCGGGGGGCCGTCCCCCGGCCACCGCTGGGGGGTGCCTCCTGA
- a CDS encoding GMC family oxidoreductase codes for MSVEEYDYVVVGSGTAGSVLANRLSEDPDVSVLVLEAGGSRIPPEVDDPSSWYKLLGGPVDWGYTSTPQPGLDGRRTYEPRGKAPGGSSNLYIMMHIRGHASDFDNWAYQGAAGWAHEDVLPYFALLEGQEDATAATTGTRGPQRITNAGLHGPNPVSRAFIDAAVELGHEEIADFNTDGPRRGLFGTGWHHIDVADGRRQGTLAAYLEPALDRPNLTLRTNAQSTRLLVDGDTCTGVEYVQLQAPAEFPGRTVRDGHSSPAAPGPHTVRARREVVVAAGAIESPKLLLLSGIGHPEQLREHGIEVTAALPGVGENFHNHVLTGLMAEVTQELPPPAQNLSESALFLSSQPGLPAPDLQIAFVHVPFDVIVGRDHPNTVSILPGVVRPVSRGWIRLASADPLAHPLINPNYLGDRWDLERMVQGVKIAREIFATSAFSPWYKQELQPGPGHVSDDDLRTFVKQKSESYHHQSGSCRMGIDDLAVVDPQLRVHGVRNLRVVDASVMPAVPSGNCHAAIAMIAERAADFLRGTSRA; via the coding sequence GTGAGCGTGGAAGAGTACGACTACGTCGTCGTGGGATCGGGCACCGCGGGCAGCGTGCTGGCCAACCGGCTCTCCGAGGACCCGGACGTCTCCGTCCTCGTCCTGGAGGCGGGCGGCTCCCGGATCCCGCCCGAGGTCGACGACCCGTCCTCCTGGTACAAGCTCCTCGGCGGGCCCGTGGACTGGGGCTACACCAGCACGCCGCAGCCCGGGCTCGACGGCCGCCGTACCTACGAGCCGCGCGGCAAGGCCCCCGGCGGCAGCAGCAACCTCTACATCATGATGCACATCCGCGGCCACGCCTCGGACTTCGACAACTGGGCCTACCAGGGTGCGGCCGGCTGGGCCCACGAGGACGTGCTGCCGTACTTCGCCCTGCTGGAGGGCCAGGAGGACGCCACCGCCGCGACCACCGGGACCCGCGGCCCGCAGCGGATCACCAACGCCGGGCTGCACGGCCCCAACCCGGTCTCCCGCGCCTTCATCGACGCGGCCGTCGAGCTCGGCCACGAGGAGATCGCCGACTTCAACACCGACGGGCCCCGGCGCGGGCTCTTCGGCACCGGCTGGCACCACATCGACGTGGCCGACGGGCGCCGCCAGGGCACCCTGGCGGCCTATCTGGAGCCCGCCCTCGACCGGCCGAACCTGACCCTGCGCACCAACGCGCAGAGCACCCGGCTCCTCGTCGACGGCGACACCTGCACGGGCGTCGAGTACGTGCAGCTCCAGGCGCCCGCGGAGTTCCCCGGTCGGACCGTCCGGGACGGCCACAGCAGTCCCGCCGCGCCCGGGCCGCACACCGTACGGGCCCGGCGCGAGGTGGTCGTGGCCGCCGGGGCGATCGAGTCGCCGAAGCTGCTGCTGCTCTCCGGCATCGGCCACCCCGAGCAGCTGCGCGAGCACGGCATCGAGGTCACCGCGGCCCTGCCCGGGGTCGGCGAGAACTTCCACAACCACGTCCTGACCGGTCTGATGGCCGAGGTCACCCAGGAACTCCCGCCGCCGGCGCAGAACCTGTCGGAGAGCGCTCTGTTCCTGTCCTCGCAGCCGGGACTGCCCGCCCCCGACCTGCAGATCGCCTTCGTCCACGTGCCGTTCGACGTGATCGTCGGCAGGGACCACCCGAACACGGTGAGCATCCTGCCCGGGGTGGTGCGCCCGGTCTCGCGCGGCTGGATCAGGCTGGCGAGCGCCGACCCACTGGCCCACCCGCTGATCAACCCGAACTACCTGGGCGACCGGTGGGACCTGGAGCGCATGGTGCAGGGCGTCAAGATCGCCCGGGAGATCTTCGCGACCTCGGCCTTCTCGCCCTGGTACAAGCAGGAGCTGCAGCCCGGCCCCGGCCACGTCAGCGACGACGACCTGCGGACCTTCGTGAAGCAGAAGTCGGAGAGCTACCACCACCAGTCCGGCTCCTGCCGCATGGGCATCGACGACCTCGCCGTCGTCGATCCGCAGCTGCGGGTGCACGGCGTGCGCAACCTGCGCGTCGTGGACGCCAGCGTGATGCCCGCCGTCCCGTCGGGCAACTGCCACGCCGCCATCGCGATGATCGCCGAGCGCGCGGCGGACTTCCTGAGGGGGACCTCCCGTGCCTGA
- a CDS encoding nuclear transport factor 2 family protein, which produces MPAERQLTEDAIRSFAEHWYVALDQHAAPADVLALITEDLEFKVPEDTFLGHEGFGRWYEAVTHRFFDEVHTVTKVEPVIEGDRAVVRVLVNWQAKIWDPPAARSQWLGFDADQTWTVVAGPDGPLIKQYTVNDLAPMPGSGSL; this is translated from the coding sequence ATGCCCGCCGAGCGGCAGCTGACCGAGGACGCGATCCGCAGTTTCGCCGAGCACTGGTACGTGGCGCTGGACCAGCACGCGGCTCCGGCCGACGTGCTCGCCCTGATCACCGAGGACCTGGAGTTCAAGGTCCCCGAGGACACCTTCCTCGGACACGAGGGATTCGGCCGCTGGTACGAGGCCGTCACCCACCGCTTCTTCGACGAGGTGCACACGGTCACGAAGGTGGAACCGGTCATCGAGGGCGACCGGGCGGTGGTCCGGGTCCTCGTCAACTGGCAGGCCAAGATCTGGGACCCGCCGGCCGCCCGCAGCCAGTGGCTGGGCTTCGACGCCGACCAGACCTGGACCGTGGTCGCCGGCCCCGATGGACCGCTGATCAAGCAGTACACCGTCAACGACCTGGCTCCGATGCCCGGCTCCGGCTCCCTGTGA